A stretch of Arachis hypogaea cultivar Tifrunner chromosome 15, arahy.Tifrunner.gnm2.J5K5, whole genome shotgun sequence DNA encodes these proteins:
- the LOC140179209 gene encoding uncharacterized protein, whose product MAIIPRGEKLYLNSDSICMDEENMESQLDLYGPELLNSINCSGLPPHKLILKVGVLVMLLRNIDQSSGLCNGTRLQVRKLGNHVIECEVLTGNNVGHIALIPRMNMVPTNETVPFLHMAN is encoded by the exons ATGGCTATCATTCCTAGAGGGGAGAAATTATATCTTAATTCGGATTCCATTTGTATGGATGAAGAGAATATGGAGAGTCAACTAGATCTCTATGGTCCTGAATTATTGAATAGCATAAATTGCTCTGGTTTGCCTccacataaattaatactcaaggtTGGTGTTCTGGTGATGTTACTGAGGAATATTGACCAATCCAGTGGTCTTTGTAATGGTACAAGGCTACAAGTTAGGAAGCTTGGAAATCATGTCATAGAATGTGAAGTCTTAACAGGTAACAATGTTGGTCATATTGCTTTGATTCCAAGAATGAATATGGTACCAACAAATGAAACCGTCCCA TTTTTACACATGGCcaactga
- the LOC140179208 gene encoding uncharacterized protein, translated as MEELAKLYINEIVRLHGVSSSIVSDRDPRFTLRFWGDFQKAFGTRLCLSTAYHPQTDGQSERTIQTLEDMVRACVLDQPGSWDRYIPLEEFAEVSVLGPDLVAETTEKIKKIRERILTAQSRQKSYADQRRKLLEFEAGEHYTPDVTHVLEPESVELRENLTFQVTPVRIDDTSVKKMRGKEVSLVKVAWKRARVEEHTRELESEMRKDYPKLFSGSEKL; from the exons atggaggagttggcAAAATTGTACATCAATGAGATAGTAAGGTTGCACGGAGTGTCATCGAGCATAGTGTCGgaccgtgatccccgattcacatTAAGATTTTGGGGAGATTTTCAAAAAGCTTTCGGTACGAGGCTATGTCTCAGTAccgcatatcatccacagacgGATGGACAGTCAGAAAGGACTATTCAGACATTAGAAGATATGGTAAGGGCGTGTGTATTGGATCAACCTGGAAGTTGGGACCGTTACATACCATTGGAggagtttgc TGAAGTAAGTGTTTTGGGTCCTGATTTGGtagcagagactactgagaaGATTAAGAAGATTCGAGAGAGAATTCTAACTGCTCAGAGTCGCCAGAAGAGTTATGCGGATCAGAGGAGGAAACTGCTGGAATTTGAAGCGGGAGAGCAT TACACGCCGGATGTGACTCATGTGTTGGAGCCTGAGTCGGTCGAGTTGAGGGAGAACTTGACATTTCAAGTAACACCGGTCCGTATTGACGACACTAGTGTGAAGAAGATGCGAGGAAAGGAAGTTTCATTGGTTAAGGTTGCTTGGAAGAGAGCAAGAGTCGAAGAGCATACTAGGGAATTGGAGTCCGAGATGCGAAAGGATTATCCCAAGCTATTCTCAG GTTCCGAAAAATTATAG
- the LOC112748368 gene encoding uncharacterized protein, with the protein MAEKIDRGVNNGTAPLIFKLGGQNYHSIGSLLSPDSLRLTFAQLYIYDTENEIDNRIGTLRSNEAINEWDREIVAILRNMLDKYNSLAKSFRYARDRYKQKNCTNIKFKLISKRTTDGRTYNLPSASEVAALIVGDVEQLSKDRDIIIESQSRKLQRIDVFHPSYLALQYPLLFLYGEDGFRLGIATSDSISARPTKKNKTITLRQFFAFRLQKRTSESPLILRSKRLFQQFLVDAYTIVESERLKFFRCKQPQLRVDKYKCLHESLINGDVDAARLGKRIILPSTFTGGPRYAGYPSYFITITCNPEWDEIRREVTPIGLKAEDRLDILCQVFKIKLDGLIDDLKEGKIFGKILGYVCTVEFQKRGLPHAHILLFMSNEFKPQTPDDIDKYITTEIPNENERPNLYGAVQNYMVHGPCGPYNKNLPCMKNGSCSKFYSKEFRQRTLIDEARFSKYRRTDNGQTMKKRECVLDNKFIVSYNPELLLKFGCHINVEYTCQKSSIKYLFKYVHKDNDCVTATLYNAGDPSEATQVVDKIRNYYDCRYILTCEAVWRLFGYEI; encoded by the exons ATGGCCGAAAAAATTGACCGTGGGGTGAACAATGGGACTGCTCCTCTAATTTTTAAGCTTGGGGGTCAAAACTACCATAGCATTGGTAGCTTACTTTCTCCTGATAGTTTGCGACTAACATTTGCCCAGCTATATATCTATGACACAGAAAATGAGATTGATAATCGAATAGGCACACTTCG tTCCAATGAAGCTATAAATGAGTGGGATAGGGAAATTGTGGCAATATTAAGAAATATGCTAGACAAATATAATAGTTTGGCAAAGAGTTTTCGCTATGCAAGAGATAGGTACAAACAGAAAAATTGCACAAACATAAAGTTTAAGTTGATTagtaaaaggactacagatggcaGGACATACAACTTACCATCTGCATCCGAGGTGGCTGCATTGATTGTTGGTGATGTCGAACAACTTAGCAAAGATAGAGATATTATTATAGAGAGTCAATCTAGAAAGCTCCAGCGGATTGATGTTTTTCATCCATCTTATTTAGCCTTGCAATATCCATTGTTGTTTCTGTATGGGGAGGATGGATTTCGTTTGGGTATTGCAACATCAGATTCTATCTCCGCTAGGcctacaaagaaaaacaaaacaatcaCTTTGCGACAATTCTTTGCTTTTCGACTACAGAAAAGGACGAGTGAATCTCCATTAATTCTGAGATCAAAGAGATTATTCCAACAGTTTCTAGTAGATGCCTACACAATAGTGGAATCAGAGAGGTTAAAATTCTTTAGGTGTAAACAACCACAGTTGAGGGTTGATAAATACAAATGTTTGCATGAAAGTCTTATAAATGGGGATGTAGATGCTGCAAGGCTTGGCAAAAGAATCATTCTTCCCAGTACTTTTACCGGTGGACCTAG ATATGCAGGATATCCTAGCTATTTTATTACCATAACCTGTAACCCTGAATGGGATGAGATAAGAAGAGAAGTGACTCCCATTGGATTGAAGGCAGAAGACCGTCTTGATATATTATGTCAAGTTTTCAAGATCAAGCTTGATGGTTTGATTGATGACctaaaagagggaaaaatatttgGCAAAATTTTGGGAT atGTTTGCACTGTAGAGTTTCAAAAGAGAGGGCTTCCGCATGCACATATCCTTTTATTCATGAGTAATGAGTTCAAGCCACAAACACCAGATGACATAGACAAATATATAACAACTGAGATTCCTAATGAAAATGAAAGGCCAAATCTATATGGAGCTGTTCAAAATTACATGGTACATGGTCCATGTGGTCCGTACAACAAGAATTTACCTTGCATGAAGAATGGATCTTGTTCAAAGTTCTATTCTAAAGAGTTTAGACAACGAACACTCATTGATGAGGCCAGATTTTCCAAATATAGGCGTACTGATAACGGTCAAACAATGAAGAAAAGGGAATGTGTACTAGACAATAAGTTCATTGTTTCGTATAATCCAGAATTGTTGCTCAAGTTCGGGTGCCACATAAATGTGGAATACACATGCCAAAAAAGTTCTATTAAGTATCTGTTTAAGTATGTACACAAGGATAATGACTGCGTAACAGCTACTCTATACAATGCTGGTGATCCATCAGAAGCCACACAAGTTGTTGACAAAATTAGGAATTACTATGATTGTAGGTACATTTTGACATGTGAGGCAGTCTGGCGTCTATTTGGATACGAAATCTAA
- the LOC140179207 gene encoding uncharacterized protein, which produces MQLKQGSLSVADYTSKFEELCRFSKVCQGSPKTYKSWKCIKYQRGLKDSIMIVVAPMDIRTFSELVNKARVVEEYAKTVASSKETHGGNTSQGCGKYFLPRGQHFKRGGYAPQGQGDFRKNTQNQFQHAKGRGNQSKIFPDLTCVRCGRFHPYDSCKIGLGGCFNCGLPGHLARDCTRGKNPNAGQSQHQGRVFAVNAKDASKADPLMRGNCLIGDKVLIALYDTGASYLFISFAKVEELGLKVSELAFDLHVHTPHQTVMTRRSIQFMPEGEKGAVIAEGYYLNSVMVYYSGKECQGYILLAANTLGDNQELDQIPVVRDFLEVFLEDIPEFQPQREIEFVIELVPGAGPVPIVPYRMALIELAKLKTQVFRPFLDKFVVVFMDDILVYSKMAEEHEEYLRIVLQILKERKLYAKLSRCEFWKEEVKFLGHVVSKGGIAVDPSKVEAVMEWERPTTVTEVRSFLGLVGYYRRFIERFSRIALPMTKLTRKEVPFVWTSECEESFQTLKQKLTSTPVLILPEPHEPFEVYCDASLKCLGFVLMQHRNVVAYASQIQKAQQDEQKLQQLFQPVGEKRHGEFTKDDEGLWIYKGRICIPDVGSLSYGGIQVPDMLEGKDRASETVGNATAT; this is translated from the exons atgcagctgaagcaaggttccttGTCTGTGGCAGATTATACTAGCAAATTCGAGGAGCTTTGTAGGTTTTCTAAGGTGTGTCAGGGTTCCCCGAAGACCTACAAAAGCTGGAAATGTATCAAGTATCAGAGGGGGTTGAAGGATAGTATCATGATTGTTGTTGCTCCTATGGATATTCGTaccttctccgagttggtgaacaaagCGAGGGTGGTTGAGGAATATGCTAAAACGGTAGCTTCGTCCAAGGAAACTCACGGAGGAAACACTAGTCAGGGATGTGGCAAGTATTTTCTTCCAAGGGGTCAGCATTTCAAGAGAGGAGGATATGCGCCTCAAGGACAAGGAGACTTTAGAAAAAATACTCAGAATCAGTTTCAGCATGCTAAGGGGAGAGGAAATCAGAGTAAGATTTTTCCGGATTTGACTTGTGTGCGTTGTGGGCGTTTTCATCCATATGACTCTTGCAAGATTGGTTTAGGTGGTTGCTTCAACTGTGGCTTGCCTGGTCACCTTGCGAGGGATTGCACTCGTGGGAAGAACCCGAATGCGGGTCAGAGTCAACACCAAGGGCGAGTATTTGCTGTGAACGCCAAGGATGCTTCTAAGGCGGATCCATTGATGAGAGGTAACTGTTTAATTGGTGATAAAGTCTTGATTGCATTGTATGATACTGGAGCTTCGTATTTGTTTATTTCGTTTGCTAAGGTTGAGGAACTAGGCTTGAAAGTGTCAGAGTTAGCATTTGATCTGCATGTACATACTCCTCATCAGACAGTTATGACAAG GCGGTCAATTCAATTTATGCCGGAAGGAGAAAAGGGAGCAGTGATAGCTGAGGGTTACTACCTGAACTCAGTAATGGTGTACTATAGTGGGAaagagtgtcagggttatatTCTTTTGGCTGCGAATACGTTAGGTGATAATCAGGAACTAGATCAAATTCCAGTAGTTAGAGACTTTTTGGAGGTGTTTCTGGAAGATATTCCTGAGTTTCAACCACAAAGGGAGATTGAATTTGTGATTGAATTGGTGCCGGGAGCCGGACCAGTGCCGATTGTGCCATATCGAATGGCTCTGATAGAGCTGGCAAAATTGaagactca agtctTTCGTCCCTTTCTGGACAAATTCGTGGTGGTTTTCATGGACGACATCTTAGTCTATTCTAAGATGGCAGAGGAGCATGAGGAATACttgaggattgtgttgcaaatcTTAAAGGAGCGGAAATTGTATGCAAAGTTGTCGaggtgtgagttttggaaggaggaAGTAAAATTCTTAGGTCATGTGGTAAGTAAAGGAGGAATAGCGGTGGATCCTTCTAAGGTAGaagcggtgatggaatgggaaagaccaaCGACAGTGACAGAAGTTAGGAGCTTCTTGGGATTAGTCGGATATTACCGGAGATTTATTGAAAGATTTTCCCGGATAGCACTGCCGATGACTAAGTTGACAAGGAAGGAAGTGCCTTTTGTGTGGACGTCGGAGTGTGAAGAAAGTTTTCAAACTTTGAAGCAGAAATTAACTTCGACGCCTGTTTTGATTTTACCGGAACCGCATGAACCGTTTGAAGTATATTGTGATGCTTCTTTGAAGTGTTTGGGTTTCGTGCTGATGCAACACCGgaatgtggtggcttacgcatcgc AGATTCAGAaggctcagcaagatgagcaaAAGCTTCAGCAGTTATTTCAACCAGTTGGTGAGAAGAGGCATGGAGAGTTTACTAAGGATGATGAAGGGTTGTGGATATATAAAGGGAGAATTTGTATACCGGATGTTGGGAGTTTGAG cTACGGTGGTATCCAAGTGCCTGACATGTTAGAAGGTAAAGATAGAGCATCAGAAACCGTCGGGAATGCTACAgccacttga
- the LOC140179210 gene encoding uncharacterized protein yields the protein MAVNMSYPYARSLIYAEFPTKFVWKDDSSKWFPRKKGFAIGRLTHVPAELTMSDDEIKQLCLMDIDKILYSYGKTLKDYPPMPLATEVDSSLLTERDIIEELNFNRDDLKKNSSDMLAIATPEQRYAFDKIVTAVYCDEGGFFFVYGHGGTGKIFLWNLMSAEIRSRGDIVLNVTSSGIASLLLPNGRTAHSRFKIPLNITEDSVCNIKPGSPQAMLLLKTNL from the exons ATGGCGGTGAACATGTCATATCCCTATGCTCGAAGTTTGATTTATGCTGAGTTTCCAACCAAGTTTGTTTGGAAGGACGATTCTTCAAAGTGGTTTCCTCGAAAGAAAGGCTTCGCAATTGGAAGGTTGACTCATGTACCTGCAG AGTTAACAATGTCAGATGATGAGATTAAGCAGTTGTGCTTAATGGATATAGACAAGATCTTATATTCCTATGGTAAAACCTTGAAAGACTATCCTCCTATGCCTTTAGCAACTGAAGTTGATAGTTCTTTGTTAACCGAAAGGGATATTATAGAAGAGCTAAACTTTAACAGGgatgatttaaagaaaaattcCTCAGACATGTTAGCCATCGCAACACCTGAGCAGAGATATGCATTCGATAAAATTGTTACAGCTGTGTATTGTGATGAAGGGGGTTTTTTCTTTGTGTATGGTCATGGGGGTACTGGAAAAATATTTCTCTGGAACCTTATGTCTGCTGAGATTCGCTCAAGGGGTGATATAGTGTTAAACGTTACTTCGAGTGGTATTGCATCTTTACTTCTTCCCAATGGAAGAACGGCACACTCAAGGTTCAAAATACCGCTGAATATAACTGAGGATTCTGTATGTAACATCAAACCTGGTTCCCCTCAAGCAATGCTGCTGTTGAAGACAAACTTATAA